One Prunus dulcis chromosome 7, ALMONDv2, whole genome shotgun sequence DNA segment encodes these proteins:
- the LOC117634160 gene encoding uncharacterized protein LOC117634160: MGASESTLSSSQRPADEITTVSERSEVADPVLEKLKSLKISTPILTSPPAEGSLTDILVRKPSSSSVSSIVNPKVLLELFSMYRDWQEEKVQKMSKRQEDIEDKIEVADALAVKLLQRFNYSVSAMKTSSQHLSEVHALQVEIGELKGRLTEVISNCDALCRRISVEGPESLRSSVKPFAVGTADQEFQSSSSDLQRDLNRSLPSAETKLD; this comes from the exons ATGGGTGCCTCAGAATCCACACTCTCAAGCTCACAG AGGCCAGCCGATGAAATCACCACCGTGTCTGAGCGGTCAGAAGTCGCCGATCCCGTCTTAGAAAAGCTCAAATCCCTCAAAATT TCGACGCCGATACTGACTTCACCCCCGGCTGAGGGTAGCTTGACTGACATTTTAGTGAGGAAACCTTCGTCGTCTTCTGTTTCAA GTATTGTGAACCCAAAAGTGCTATTGGAACTCTTCTCTATGTACCGTGATTGGCAGGAAGAGAAGGTGCAAAAGATGAGCAAAAGACAG GAAGACATAGAAGATAAGATAGAAGTAGCTGATGCTTTGGCTGTTAAACTTCTTCAACGTTTTAATTATTCAGTGTCAGCAATGAAGACGTCTTCGCAACATTTATCTGAAG TTCATGCATTGCAGGTGGAGATTGGGGAGCTTAAAGGAAGACTGACAGAGGTAATTAGTAACTGTGATGCACTGTGCCGGAGAATATCGGTGGAAGGACCAGAATCCCTTAGGTCATCTGTCAAGCCATTTGCAGTTGGCACTGCCGACCAAGAATTTCAATCAAGCTCATCTGATCTGCAAAGAGATCTAAACCGAAGTCTACCTTCTGCCGAAACCAAGTTAGACTGA
- the LOC117634480 gene encoding nucleolin-like has product MRTRNADTLKSAAGKKTPPARKTTAKAQPAASQLDLEAAAPKTVETKRVSAADRAKQVKKTETTPPTASNSQKSSVEEAEASAGTAKVTPASKVGVVHKLVAKKSPGKANTPASAKSVSSHTRKSGGSVRAKVDALNKEKVADLKDAEFTKKNPISEDDGKSEKEESHVEFEACTVENVGEPSRKEESAVGGQEPAVEKVEQPTNKQSAKEVEPDPSENEEDPIEEEDPVEEEGSFEEEHPVEEVDPIKEDDPVEAEKSVVGEVGKSSENEPYYDVKEGVAVKGDQEEPMDNGDEEGTRVEAANKVENVKEGLQEEDIEGVKDVYDGDEQMDEYGEKVDLGEHGEEELPEDDAEDPAEETETLEDKQLTAIANERKMKKEREIFLGGLDRDAVEEDVRRVFERIGGIVEVRLHKNTSTNKNKGYAFVEFENKELARRALSEMKNPVIRGKRCGTAPSEDNDTLFLGNICNTWTKEAIKQKLKDYGVEGVENINLVPDVQHDGLSRGFAFVEFSCHGDAMLAYKRLQQPDAIFGHLERTAKVAFAEPLREPDPEIMSQVKSVFVDGLPPHWDEDQVREQFKCYGEILRIVLARNMSTAKRKDFGFVDFSTHESAVACVDGINNIELADGNAKIKVKARLSNPLPKTQAVKGGMAGGFRIGGDGGGGGSGIFPRFGRGFGRGGHHFNRANFQRDRHFYHGGQGQTGRMGFPNEYDFDYPYDEFHGRGGRRGPFMGGHYPSAGGSSSRPYIDGPWPGAPDRGYGMHIPPRRLPYSPEGHFGRPPMGFHFDRPPMGGHFDRPPMGGHFDRPPMGGHFDEPYFYDDNTQGIKRPFHMRDYDYDYLEPSRRRPRLDYTDPTASFRGNHYSDTYGAGSSLYSPDFYGPEYHSGPYSSYYGRNHSYRGGHYF; this is encoded by the exons ATGAGAACTCGCAATGCGGACACTCTGAAATCGGCGGCCGGCAAGAAAACACCGCCGGCGAGGAAAACCACCGCTAAAGCACAACCCGCGGCTTCTCAGTTGGACTTAGAAGCGGCCGCTCCTAAAACTGTGGAGACGAAACGCGTCTCTGCTGCTGACAGAGCTAAGCAAGTCAAGAAGACGGAGACTACACCCCCTACTGCTTCAAACTCTCAAAAATCATCAG TTGAGGAGGCTGAGGCATCAGCTGGTACTGCCAAGGTGACACCAGCCTCTAAAGTTGGTGTAGTGCATAAATTAGTTGCGAAAAAATCGCCTGGGAAAGCTAATACACCGGCATCAGCTAAATCTGTTTCATCACATACACGGAAATCAGGGGGTTCGGTGAGGGCAAAAGTAGATGCGTTAAACAAGGAGAAAGTGGCAGATCTCAAGGATGCGGAGTTCACAAAGAAGAATCCCATTTCTGAGGATGATGGAAAGTCTGAAAAGGAGGAAAGCCATGTGGAATTTGAAGCATGCACTGTTGAGAATGTTGGAGAGCCTTCAAGGAAGGAAGAATCAGCTGTTGGAGGTCAGGAACCAGCTGTTGAGAAGGTTGAACAgccaacaaacaaacaaagcgCCAAGGAAGTAGAACCAGATCCtagtgaaaatgaagaggATCCTATTGAGGAAGAGGATCCTGTTGAAGAGGAGGGTTCTTTTGAGGAGGAGCATCCTGTTGAGGAGGTGGATCCTATCAAGGAAGATGATCCAGTTGAGGCAGAAAAGTCTGTTGTTGGGGAGGTTGGAAAGTCTTCTGAGAATgaaccatattatgatgtaaAAGAGGGAGTGGCAGTGAAAGGAGATCAGGAGGAGCCAATGGATAATGGTGATGAAGAGGGGACCCGTGTTGAGGCTGCTAACAAGGTAGAAAATGTCAAAGAGGGGTtacaagaagaagatattGAGGGTGTAAAAGATGTGTATGATGGTGATGAGCAGATGGACGAGTATGGTGAGAAAGTGGATCTTGGAGAACATGGAGAAGAGGAACTTCCAGAGGATGATGCAGAGGATCCTGCAGAAGAAACTGAGACATTGGAGGATAAGCAATTAACAGCCATTGCAAATGAACGCAAGATGAAGAAAGAACGAGAAATTTTTCTTGGGGGGCTTGATCGGGATGCTGTGGAGGAAGATGTGAGAAGGGTCTTTGAGAGGATTGGAGGGATAGTTGAAGTTAGGTTACACAAGAATACTTCAACTAATAAGAACAAGGGTTATGCATTTGTGGAGTTCGAAAATAAGGAGCTTGCAAGGCGTGCTTTGTCTGAAATGAAAAACCCTGTT ATTCGAGGGAAGCGATGTGGGACAGCACCGAGTGAGGACAACGACACGTTGTTCTTGGGTAATATCTGCAATACATGGACAAAGGAAGCT attaaacaaaaattgaaggatTATGGTGTTGAAGGTGTTGAGAACATAAATCTTGTCCCAGATGTTCAACATGATGGGTTGAGCCGAGGTTTTGCATTTGTTGAATTCTCTTGTCATGGTGATGCTATGCTTGCATACAAGAGGCTTCAACAGCCCGATGCTATATTTGGTCACCTTGAAAGAACTGCCAAagtggcttttgctgaacctcTACGTGAGCCTGACCCAGAGATCATGTCCCAAGTGAAGTCGGTATTTGTGGATGGCCTGCCACCTCATTGGGATGAGGACCAGGTTAGGGAGCAATTTAAATGCTATGGAGAAATCTTACGCATTGTTCTGGCACGGAATATGTCTACAGCCAAGCGGAAAGATTTTGGATTTGTTGATTTCTCAACCCATGAATCTGCTGTGGCCTGTGTTGATGGTATAAATAATATAGAACTGGCAGATGGAAACGCAAAG ATAAAAGTGAAAGCAAGACTTTCAAATCCTTTGCCTAAAACTCAGGCTGTGAAGGGTGGAATGGCCGGTGGATTTCGAattggtggtgatggtggtggtggtggtagtggtatCTTTCCAAGATTCG GGAGGGGTTTTGGTCGCGGTGGACATCATTTCAACCGTGCAAATTTCCAACGTGACAGACATTTCTATCATGGTGGACAAGGTCAAACTGGCAGGATGGGTTTCCCAAATGAATATGACTTCGATTACCCATATGATGAGTTTCATGGACGAG GGGGGAGAAGGGGCCCTTTCATGGGTGGTCATTATCCATCCGCTGGAGGTTCATCATCAAGACCCTACATAGATGGACCCTGGCCAGGTGCCCCTGATAGAGGCTATGGTATGCATATTCCTCCTAGAAGGCTTCCATATTCTCCAGAAGGACATTTTGGCAGACCGCCAATGGGGTTTCATTTTGACAGACCGCCAATGGGGGGTCATTTTGACAGACCACCAATGGGGGGTCATTTTGACAGACCGCCAATGGGGGGTCATTTTGATGAACCTTATTTTTATGATGATAACACACAAGGAATAAAACGTCCATTTCATATGAGA GACTATGATTATGATTACTTGGAGCCTAGTAGACGTCGCCCACGGTTGGATTATACTGATCCAACAGCTTCATTCCGCGGAAACCATTATAGTG ATACTTATGGAGCTGGCAGTAGTCTCTACTCTCCTGATTTTTATGGTCCTGAA TATCATTCTGGTCCATATTCATCTTATTATGGGAGGAATCACTCATATAGAGGAGGCCACTACTTTTAG
- the LOC117634159 gene encoding GDP-mannose 4,6 dehydratase 1, which produces MASETDTTRSGSTPNGSAPDPPEPRKVALITGITGQDGSYLTEFLLNKGYDVHGLIRRSSNFNTQRINHIYIDPHNAHKARMKLHYADLTDASSLRRWIDTIAPNEVYNLAAQSHVAVSFEIPDYTADVVATGALRLLEAVRSHIAATGRTDIKYYQAGSSEMFGATPPPQSETTPFHPRSPYAVSKCAAHWYTVNYREAYGLFACNGILFNHESPRRGENFVTRKITRAVGRIKVGLQSKLFLGNLQASRDWGFAGDYVEAMWMMLQQEKPGDYVVATEESHTVEEFLEASFGYVGLNWRDHVLIDKRYLRPSEVDNLKGDATKAKKELGWKPKVGFQQLVKMMVDEDVELAKREKVLVDAGYMDAQQQP; this is translated from the coding sequence ATGGCGTCCGAGACCGACACCACCAGATCCGGATCCACCCCAAACGGCTCCGCCCCGGATCCGCCGGAGCCCCGCAAGGTCGCGCTCATCACCGGCATCACTGGCCAGGACGGCTCCTACCTCACCGAATTCCTCCTCAACAAAGGCTACGACGTCCACGGCCTGATCCGACGGTCCTCCAATTTCAACACCCAGCGCATCAACCACATCTACATCGACCCCCACAACGCCCACAAGGCCCGCATGAAGCTCCACTACGCCGACCTCACCGATGCGTCGTCGCTCCGCCGTTGGATCGACACCATCGCCCCCAACGAGGTCTACAACCTCGCTGCCCAATCGCACGTCGCCGTTTCGTTCGAGATCCCCGATTACACTGCGGATGTCGTCGCCACCGGCGCCCTCCGCCTCCTCGAGGCCGTCCGCTCCCACATCGCCGCCACCGGACGCACAGACATTAAATACTACCAGGCCGGGTCGTCGGAGATGTTCGGGGCGACCCCGCCTCCGCAATCGGAGACGACGCCGTTTCACCCCCGATCCCCCTACGCTGTTTCGAAATGCGCGGCGCATTGGTACACGGTCAACTATCGCGAGGCCTACGGACTGTTCGCGTGTAATGGGATACTGTTCAACCACGAGTCGCCGAGGAGGGGGGAGAATTTCGTGACCCGGAAGATCACTCGGGCCGTGGGTCGGATCAAGGTCGGGTTGCAGAGCAAGTTGTTCTTGGGGAACTTGCAGGCGTCAAGGGATTGGGGTTTTGCCGGTGACTACGTGGAGGCGATGTGGATGATGCTGCAGCAGGAGAAGCCCGGCGACTACGTGGTGGCGACGGAGGAGTCGCATACGGTGGAGGAGTTCTTGGAGGCGTCGTTTGGGTATGTGGGTTTGAATTGGAGGGATCATGTGCTGATTGACAAGAGGTACTTGCGGCCATCAGAGGTCGATAATCTGAAAGGGGATGCTACAAAGGCTAAGAAGGAGCTTGGGTGGAAGCCCAAGGTTGGTTTTCAGCAGCTGGTGAAGATGATGGTGGATGAAGACGTTGAATTGGCCAAGAGGGAGAAGGTTCTCGTTGATGCTGGGTACATGGATGCTCAGCAACAACCTTGA